The nucleotide sequence TCCTGTATATTCATCCATAGCTGAAGCAGGAGTCCCTACGTCACTTGATGCCGACTATAAGGTGTTCCTGGAAGTAATTGAAACCCCAACAGTTTACGATAGTAAGGCAAGAGGAGTAGGGGAAGAGGGGACCACTGGAGCCTTAGCCAGCGTATTTATAGCTCTTGAAAAGTTATTGAAAAAAAGATTTAATGGTACTCCTATATCGTTCTCAGACCTATGTTAAAATTTCAAATTAAAAATTTAAAATATTCCAGTATGATTAAAGTATGAGTTTTTTATTTTAATAAAAAATATATATAATGGTAAAGTTTTATCATTATTTATGCCTAGGAAAACATATACTGTCAGAAAAACGTTTACTTGCACTTCAGGATATGGTCTGTACGAATGTGAGGGTGATAAGTGTAAATTAGTTGCCTGTGTCAACAGTGAACCATTGGCGTCCCCCTTAAATTATGATATTTTTTCCTTATGATACGGCTAGTATTTTGAGAACAATCATAATTGATAATTAAGTTGCATATCTAGAGATTGGTATTAATATTTTTATTGTTAGAGAGCAAACTTTATAGTATGAGTTCATGTGAGATCTTCCCTTTAATGGCAAAACTTGGAGCAGAAGGAAAACGTTTTGCTCTGGTAAGTATTTTTAAACAAGACAAGGTGGAGAGAACAATATTTGTTGATGGGAAACCGTTACTTGGTAACCTACCTACCGAAATAAGTGAACTTGCCAACGAGTCTTTAGAGAAGTATGTTAAAGTGGATGTGAACACTAATTATGGCAGAGTGGTGATTGAGCCCATTGAACCTAGACCAGGAGTAATAATAGTTGGATCAGGAATGATTGCCAAGTCTTTGGCTAAGTTAGGGAGTGCTATGGGCTATTATGTCGCTGTAGTTGGTAATGGTGATTTGCCTGAGAAGGAATTTGAGTCATTCACCTCATTTATTTCAAATCAAATAGAGACATTGGAACAGATAGTTGACAGTAATTCAATGGTTATTGTTGCAAATGAGGGAGGAAAACCATACGACGCTTATGCTACATACATTGCCCTTAAAAAAGGTGCCAAATATGTAGGTGTTTTATCTAGCGCGAAAAGAGGTGCATTGATAATAGCAGAGATAATAAAAAGAGGATTAAAAGTGGAGGACTTTAAGGATAGGCTATATGCACCTGTAGGGATTGATATTGGCTCAAAAACCGCAGAGGAAATCGCATTAAGCATTCTAGCAGAAATCATGTTAGTACTACGCGGTGGAAGTCTTAAGCACTTGAGAGAAGTCAAGAATCCATATAAATTCGTTGATGACGCTTTACAGGGTAAAATTGAAGATAAATGTTTCTTCATACCCAAGGCACTAAGTGAACAGGGATGATAGATGAGATATTAAATGAAATTAAGGAAAAGGTGAGGAATAAGACAGGTAAGGAGCTATCTGCAGTAAAAGCGTCATTTAGGATAAACAATAAGAATAAAGTGGTAGAAACAAAAGGACATACAATCTACATAAATCCTATTTTTATAGAAGGATTTCAAGGTGACCCTTATAAAATAAGGGACTGCGTTTCAAGTGTGCTTTTAGTAGAATATTTACGTTTATTAGGTTTTGATGATAACGAGATACTAGATTATGTGAAGAATAATGAAACAGAAATTATTAGTTATGTGCAAAAATTATGTAAACCAAAATGGAGTGTCATGTATTACATTTAAATTTCTGCTTGCGTACTACGTGATAATAACTTTTCTCCCCAGAATATATAGCTGATCTAGTGTTGTTTACCTCTAAAATAAAATTCAAACTTACTAGATGATTATGCTGATATAGCGTTTTGACTTTATAAAACCTTTAACCCGTTTCCTGTGAGTACTAAGACAGAATTTTCGTCATCTTTTCTTAAGGACGCATAAACTGTAGCGGAACTATATTCAACAAGTAAGCCTATCTTAGTAAGCTCCTTCCACGCTTCCGTTATTTGGTTATCATCTACTACTCTGCACTCACCATAATTCTGTAACACATCTGTCATTTCCTGTAATAGTGCTGGATTAGTGGAGACTAACGCGTCTGCTATTGAAGTCACTTTGGCTGGTGGTGCATAGCTTAAATTGTTAAGTTTAGCGCAAACTGGCATGACTTGTTTGGTCTGGACAGCTACTATGGTAGGAATCTTTTCTATGACACCACTTTCCATGAGATGTTTGAAACCAGAGTAGACTCCCATTAAGAGTGTACCAGCAGAGACCGGTATGAATACTTTCTCAGGAATTTTCCAATTTAAATCCCTGACTATTTCATAAGCTAGACTCCTGATTCCATCTCTGAAATGGGGCTGAAATACGTGGGAGGCATAATAATATCCTGATTTTTCTGCTGCCTTAGTTACGTCATCTCTTGTTCCGCTCACTTTCATCAATTTTGCTCCATAAGCTTCTATCTGTTTAACCTTATTTCCCCTGGCTGTCTCAGGGACAAAAATAGTTACATTCATGCCTGCAGCCTTTCCGTAAGCTGCAATTGATGCTCCTGCATTTCCTGAGGAGTCCTCTGCTATATCCTTTATTCCATTAGAAGCCAAGTAAGAGATTAGCGTGACACTTCCTCTGTCCTTATAGGAGCCTGTAGGGTTTAAGAAATCTAGTTTGAACCAGACTTTTCCCCTTCTAATAAGTGGAGTATTGCCTTCTCCTAAAGTTACCCATTCCCTTATGTAGGGGAAGTTATCCTTGAGATTTTCCTTTCTGAACTCAAAATCAATCTCTACCTCAAATACTCCACCGCATTTTTTACATTTTATTTCATGTAAACTTTCTCTTTCCTTTCCACACCTTGAGCATTTAATATTTACCATGTTAATAACTAGATTTCTTACCAACTTAAATTCGCCTCAAATAGTTTTAATAGGATTGAAGGCGTAAATTCTTCCTATGGATTTCTCGGCAGTTGTAGACGATGTATCAAAATCTGTTGTTACCATTCTGACTAAGCAAATAACTTTAGATGATTTTCTTCAACCCTCAGTTGCACAAGGACTTGGATCAGGATTTTCCATAGGTAAAGGTCTCATAGTGACATCTTACCATGTTATTGGTCAGGCTAGTAGTAGTATGATAGTTACGAGAGATGGTTTCAGGGGCGAGGCTGAAATTATTGCCGTAAACCCATTCAACGACCTAGCCCTCATAAAGACTGACCTTGACTTAAAACCTCTGAAACTAACTGATGACGTAAAGGTAGGTCAAGGCGTTTTGGCAGTAGGAAGCCCCTTGGGGCTAGATAGTACAACATTTGGTATAGTTAGTAGTGTGGATAGGACTATTCAGTCACCAATTGGAAGTAGCTTGTATGTTATACAAACTGATGCTGCAGTAAATCCTGGGAATAGTGGGGGTCCTCTGGTCAACACCAAGGGAGAGGTAGTTGGAGTTATAACTGCTATGATACCATATGCTCAGGGAATAGGATTTGCAATACCTTCTAGACTTGTAATGAGTTTCATCGAAAATATAAAGAAAAACGGGAGGTATGTTAGACCCTACATTGGTGTTAGGATAATAAAGTTGAATAGAGCTATGGCAGTCTATTTTAATTTGCCTGTAGATGAGGGAGTAATAGTAATAGACGTTGATCCAAGAAGTCCTGCCTATCAGGCTGGAATTAGGAGAGGAGATGTAATTTACGAGATAAATAGTAAGAAGGTAAAGAGCCAGTTGGATATTATTGCCGGTATCGAGGAGAAGGGATTAGATCAAGTAGAACTGGGAGTTTATAGGGGGAAAAATAAGCTTAAAATGAGCATTGAACCTATGGAACTCTCATGAACCGAATTCATGGTGGGATTTCCTAAAGATTTTTATATCCTTTATTTTATTAGAGGTTTGATGCGCAAATATTATTATTGGATTTTATTACTTCTATTTCTAATTCTTTCAATATACATTAAACTAATTGGGGGAGAGCAGAACATAGGGTTTAACGTAGAATTGTTCAAACTCATTAACTACAATCAAATAGCTACACTTAATGGTCTCATGGTGTTCTTAAGTAAATACGGTAGAGAGTATGTCTGGATTCCAGTTACTGCATTACTACTCATATTCAAGAGGACTAGAAAAATTGGAATCACACTGGTAATATCCTTTGTAATCGCTATAGTTTTAGGGGAAGTAAGTAAATATGTCATGGCACAATTGAGACCATTTAATTTTGTAAACCCAACATATCTCCTTGAACCTAAGCCTACAGATTACAGTTATCCATCAGGACACGCTCTAATAGTTAGTACAGGTGCAGTCACACTACTCCTAACATCCCCAAAATGGATGTGGATACTTGGTATAATAGAAGCAGTACTTGTTTCTTATTCTAGAGTTTATGTGGGAGTGCATTGGCCATTAGACGTAATTGCAGGTTGGCTATTGGGCAGTTGGATATCATTTTTATCTGTTCAAATAGAAAGTACAGGACCTATAAAGAAAATTGAGCAAATGCTGAAAGCATAAGCCCATGTAAAAGTCAAAGAAAATGCTTCTTTCTTCTTCCAACACTCTGATTTCTGTTTTAGACAGTAACCATGTTAAAATTATGTTGCTTTTCTCCTACCTCTTATAACACCTAAGACAATTAGTACAATTCCTATAACTCCTAATGCTATAGGTAGTAAGCCACCTATTATGGCTACTGCAAATACTACTGTAAAAGATCCATAGACTAGGGTATAGTTGATTGTGGCGTTCACGCTATTGTTATTGTAGAACATTATGGGTTCTGGTCCACTTTTTACAATTGCTATCACATTAGATTGCTCAGTGGCATTTGATGGTATAGTTACCTTCACCGGAGGGGTGGCAGAATAGTAAACAGATACAAAAAGGTTCTGCGGATATGTTAAATTAAACTCGTTTCCAGGTAAAACAACTACTTTCCCCTGTTGTGTTGTAGTTAAGCTGGAAAATAGTAGTCCTGGTACTAGTAGATACGTTACGATAGCTAGTATTATTATCCCTATTCCTATAACAGTATATCTATGCATGATAGAATTTAGACATAACAATTATTTAAGTCATTTATGAGTATAGGTCTAAAAAATGAAGCCTTCATGATTTATTTAAAAATATTTTACAAATAATTTTCTCCCCTCCTGTTACGTTATTTTATCAACTCTACCCTCAGATTGGTAATTTTTGGACCACTAAATGAATAAACATAAATACACGATATTCTTTAGTATCATTGTGCAAAATGACAATCAAGGTTATAAATATTTCGAAAAAATATGGTAAGATTACAGCCTTACAAGACGTTTCCTTTGAGGTAAGAGATGGAGAAATTGTGGGATACGTAGGTTTAAACGGTGCTGGTAAGACAACGACCATTGAGATTATATCAGGTGTGAGGTCTCCTGACCAAGGAGATGTGGAAATTGATGGACATAGTATCGTAAAGGAAAAGAGGGTTGCCTCAAAAAATTTAGGATGGGTTCCCGAATTACCCATTTTTGAGCAGGATGCAAAAGCTTTAGATTACTTCATTTACTTAGCAGGGTTTTACGGTATTAGTACTGAAGATGCAAGGAAAAAGGCGCAGGAATTGTTTAGCATGGTAGGGTTAGAGGGGAGGGAAAAGGATAAATTGAAGAATTACTCCCAGGGTATGAAAAAGAGGTTTGCTCTTGCCGTGTCTATGTTATCAGATCCTAAGAACTTTTTATTTGATGAAGTCTTAAATGGTCTTGACCCACAGGGTATTGCATTTTTTAGAGATTTAGCCATACGTTTTAAGAAAGAAGGAAAAGGTGTTCTATTCTCATCCCATATATTAACCGAAATAGAGAATATAGCAGATAGGGTTATTTTTATTCATAAAGGCAGGATAATGAAAGAGATGAGAATAGATGAAATTAGAAATTATGCGGGCTCAAGTACTGTCAGGGTCGTATTACAGAAACCTAACGAGACTGTAATAAAGGTAGTTGAAAAGTATGGTATACCTAGAATGGAAGGAAACACGCTGTATATATCTGATTTCAAGGGAGACATGCAGAATCTGTTTTCTGATCTAGCACCTTACGGGGTTAATGAAATTGGAAAGGTAAGCAATAACTTGGAAGAGATATTCTTTAAGATAATAGGTCTTTATAATCAAGGAACTTAAAAAGGTAGAAAGTAATCCTGAATATTTTTAAAATGTCAATATTTTATAAACAATTCAGGTTAAAGAATAGATTGAAATGAAGAATTTTCTTCATATAAAATTAAGTAAAATAGTTTCATCTTCAAACATTTATCCCTTATAACTTCACATGAAGGGGATTCTTGCAACCTCAAAAATTTCGTTTTTTGAAATCTAACATCGTAGTAAATTCGTCGAAAAAAATTAAAACTATTAATTTAAGCTTGGGAGACAAGTAAAAAGTATGGAAAAGATTAGATGGGTAATAGAAGAAAGTGAAAAATACCTGGCTAATACAACAAGAGATCCTGAATCACAACCTTTAGTAATTGATAGGGGAGAAGGCGTTTGGGTCTATGATATTGAAGGAAACAAATATCTAGATTTCACATCGGGTATAGGGGTAAACAATTTAGGTTGGCCTTCTCATCCAGATGTTATAAAGGTTGCCCAGATTCAAATGACAAGATTAGCCCATGCGGCTGCTAATGATTTCTACAATATACCACAGATGGAATTAGCTAAGAGACTAGTTCAACTATCTCCAGGTAATTTCTCTAAAAAGGTATTCTTTTCTAATAGTGGGACAGAGTCCGTTGAAGCCTCAATAAAATTAGTCAAGGGCACGGGCAGGAAATATCTTATAGCTTTCTTAGGTTCATTTCATGGTAGGACTTTAGGTTCCTTAGCTCTCACTGCTAGCAAGCCCGTGCAAAGGTATTCCGCAGGTCCTTTTTCAATAGGAGTTTTTCATGTTCCCTATCCTAATCCATTCAGGAACCCTTGGAAAATTAATGGATACGAGAAGCCTGATGAACTAATCAATGCAGTAATAGAATACATTGATTTTTGGCTATTTCAGCACGTTGTAGACCCTGAGGAAGTTGCAGGAATTATATTCGAACCAATACAGGGAGAGGGAGGATATGTTGTTCCTCCCCATAACTTTTTCGCAGAGCTGAGGAAATTAGCCCAGAAGTATAATATTCCCTTGATAGATGATGAGGTGCAGATGGGACTAGGTAGAACAGGTAAAATGTTCGCCATAGAACACTTTAACATAGAGCCTGATATTATAACCCTGGCAAAGGCATTAGGTGGGGGGTTAGTTCCTGTAGGTGCAACAATATTCCGTTCCGATTTAGATTTTAAGAAAAAAGGCATACATAGTAATACTTTCGGAGGTAATGCTCTTTCCATGTCTATTGGTCTCAAGGTCGTTGAGCTGATTAAGGAGTTAATGCCACACGTAAATGAAATAGGCAAAATTTTCGGAGAGGAGTTATGCCAAATGAAGGTTGATGACTGTAGAGGTCTAGGGTTAGCGTGGGGAATTGAGTTTGTAAAAAGCGATAAGACACCAGATCCTAAAGTTAGGGATAGAGTGGTGACAGAGGCATTCAAAGAAGGTTTAATAGTGATATCAGCAGGGAAAAGTTCAATTAGAATAATTCCTCCTTTAGTTATTAGTGAAGAGGAGGCAAAAATCGGATTATCAAAGTTAAAAACGGCAATAAACAGGGTGAGAGGTTGATAAGATGGAGTGGGTTTGGTAATGGCTGGGATAAATGCAGAGAGTGTTGGTTGGCTTATCAGAATAATGTTCAGCATAGAAACTCCTTAAATTGCTTTAAACTAGGAATTCCGATAAAGTCACTCAAGGTAGATTTGAAGCAGTTTCTTCAAATTTTAGATGAGAAGAACTACGTGGGTAAATACTCTTTGTTCTCTTTTCCCATTAGCCTCTTATCGAAGGGGGTAATAATATTATATTTCTCTACTGAAGAGGAGATGAGAGAAGCCATATCACAGCTGAGGCAATACGTCAGAGGAGAACCTGAGGAAAAATGGTTCTTTGAGAAATTTGTTAATGTAGACTGGATTGACGGTTTTAATTACAGAAGGGGATGCCCTGAATACGACTCTAAGTTTGGCGATTGGAGGAATTGGAAAAAAGATTAAGCGTGTTTGAATTCGACAATTAGATAAGCCTTTAGGTGTGATAATATTTTTGTTGGTGTTTTCTAATCTAAAAAGAGATTTTATACCTATACAACGTAAAATATATCATGTGTAATAGATATGAGGCATACTTATCATCCTCCTGACGAAGAGGACTTTCTACCTAAGTATATTAGTCAAAACGATATAGTAGCTGAATTAGGTTGCGGAAGCGGGTTCTACTGTAAAAAACTAGTTAAACTAGCTAAGAAAGTCTATTGCGTCGATATAGACTGTGAAGCGCTTGAAGACGCAAAGTTATCACTTAACACTAAGGCAGTATTTTTGTGTGAATCAGCTGATAAAACCTCAATACCTGATGCAGAGATAGACGTCGTGTTACTCGCTAATTCATTTCATGACATGGATAATAAGGAAGAAGTGGTGAGGGAGATTTGGAGGATACTTAAAGACGACGGGAGAGTCTTAGTAGTGGACTGGAAAAAGGAGAAAACAGAAATAGGACCTCCTGTTAACATTAGATTTTCAGAGGAAGATTATGTCAGGTATTTTAAAACATTTAAATTAACTGATAAGTTCTTTCCTTCAAGGTATCATTATGGGTTGGTGTTTGTCAAATGATCAGATTTACGGTATGTAAAGATTTTCCATCACATATCAAAAACCAGGTGTGGCAGATTGCAAGTGATGTTAAAAGAATGACAGAGTTTTGGAGAGGAATTAAGGAACTTAATGTGGTGAAAAATGGAGATTTCTATGAGGGGTCTGTGCATTTTGCATTTCCTGCATCAGGGAAAATTAGGATAGAAATCGAGAACTCACTAGTTAGATTAGTTTACCTTTCTGGACCTATGAAGGGTACGCAGGAAATTTCGATTAATGAAACAAAATTATGTTCTAACTGGAATGTGAAACTCAACTTTCCGTATTTATTGTTTGAGCGATGGATAAGAGATCATTTTGAACAGGGAGCTAGGAATGCTCTCAAAAGAATAGTGGATTCAGTGCAGGACTCAAGTTAAACTCATCTATCGTTTATCCAGGCGTCTCATCATATCTGCTTTTTTATAATAAAG is from Sulfolobus acidocaldarius DSM 639 and encodes:
- the sepP gene encoding undecaprenyl-diphosphatase SepP, with amino-acid sequence MRKYYYWILLLLFLILSIYIKLIGGEQNIGFNVELFKLINYNQIATLNGLMVFLSKYGREYVWIPVTALLLIFKRTRKIGITLVISFVIAIVLGEVSKYVMAQLRPFNFVNPTYLLEPKPTDYSYPSGHALIVSTGAVTLLLTSPKWMWILGIIEAVLVSYSRVYVGVHWPLDVIAGWLLGSWISFLSVQIESTGPIKKIEQMLKA
- a CDS encoding class I SAM-dependent methyltransferase, which produces MRHTYHPPDEEDFLPKYISQNDIVAELGCGSGFYCKKLVKLAKKVYCVDIDCEALEDAKLSLNTKAVFLCESADKTSIPDAEIDVVLLANSFHDMDNKEEVVREIWRILKDDGRVLVVDWKKEKTEIGPPVNIRFSEEDYVRYFKTFKLTDKFFPSRYHYGLVFVK
- a CDS encoding XdhC family protein translates to MSSCEIFPLMAKLGAEGKRFALVSIFKQDKVERTIFVDGKPLLGNLPTEISELANESLEKYVKVDVNTNYGRVVIEPIEPRPGVIIVGSGMIAKSLAKLGSAMGYYVAVVGNGDLPEKEFESFTSFISNQIETLEQIVDSNSMVIVANEGGKPYDAYATYIALKKGAKYVGVLSSAKRGALIIAEIIKRGLKVEDFKDRLYAPVGIDIGSKTAEEIALSILAEIMLVLRGGSLKHLREVKNPYKFVDDALQGKIEDKCFFIPKALSEQG
- a CDS encoding pyridoxal-phosphate dependent enzyme, with protein sequence MVNIKCSRCGKERESLHEIKCKKCGGVFEVEIDFEFRKENLKDNFPYIREWVTLGEGNTPLIRRGKVWFKLDFLNPTGSYKDRGSVTLISYLASNGIKDIAEDSSGNAGASIAAYGKAAGMNVTIFVPETARGNKVKQIEAYGAKLMKVSGTRDDVTKAAEKSGYYYASHVFQPHFRDGIRSLAYEIVRDLNWKIPEKVFIPVSAGTLLMGVYSGFKHLMESGVIEKIPTIVAVQTKQVMPVCAKLNNLSYAPPAKVTSIADALVSTNPALLQEMTDVLQNYGECRVVDDNQITEAWKELTKIGLLVEYSSATVYASLRKDDENSVLVLTGNGLKVL
- a CDS encoding ABC transporter ATP-binding protein encodes the protein MTIKVINISKKYGKITALQDVSFEVRDGEIVGYVGLNGAGKTTTIEIISGVRSPDQGDVEIDGHSIVKEKRVASKNLGWVPELPIFEQDAKALDYFIYLAGFYGISTEDARKKAQELFSMVGLEGREKDKLKNYSQGMKKRFALAVSMLSDPKNFLFDEVLNGLDPQGIAFFRDLAIRFKKEGKGVLFSSHILTEIENIADRVIFIHKGRIMKEMRIDEIRNYAGSSTVRVVLQKPNETVIKVVEKYGIPRMEGNTLYISDFKGDMQNLFSDLAPYGVNEIGKVSNNLEEIFFKIIGLYNQGT
- a CDS encoding S1C family serine protease; the encoded protein is MDFSAVVDDVSKSVVTILTKQITLDDFLQPSVAQGLGSGFSIGKGLIVTSYHVIGQASSSMIVTRDGFRGEAEIIAVNPFNDLALIKTDLDLKPLKLTDDVKVGQGVLAVGSPLGLDSTTFGIVSSVDRTIQSPIGSSLYVIQTDAAVNPGNSGGPLVNTKGEVVGVITAMIPYAQGIGFAIPSRLVMSFIENIKKNGRYVRPYIGVRIIKLNRAMAVYFNLPVDEGVIVIDVDPRSPAYQAGIRRGDVIYEINSKKVKSQLDIIAGIEEKGLDQVELGVYRGKNKLKMSIEPMELS
- a CDS encoding acetyl ornithine aminotransferase family protein, yielding MEKIRWVIEESEKYLANTTRDPESQPLVIDRGEGVWVYDIEGNKYLDFTSGIGVNNLGWPSHPDVIKVAQIQMTRLAHAAANDFYNIPQMELAKRLVQLSPGNFSKKVFFSNSGTESVEASIKLVKGTGRKYLIAFLGSFHGRTLGSLALTASKPVQRYSAGPFSIGVFHVPYPNPFRNPWKINGYEKPDELINAVIEYIDFWLFQHVVDPEEVAGIIFEPIQGEGGYVVPPHNFFAELRKLAQKYNIPLIDDEVQMGLGRTGKMFAIEHFNIEPDIITLAKALGGGLVPVGATIFRSDLDFKKKGIHSNTFGGNALSMSIGLKVVELIKELMPHVNEIGKIFGEELCQMKVDDCRGLGLAWGIEFVKSDKTPDPKVRDRVVTEAFKEGLIVISAGKSSIRIIPPLVISEEEAKIGLSKLKTAINRVRG